The Acidobacteriaceae bacterium nucleotide sequence TGGGAAACTCAAACCCAAACTCCTCATCGCCTTTTTTCTCCTGCTTTACCTGATTGACCGCCATCCCCACCCCAAAATGCAAAAAGAGCGGCCGCCACCCAGGTGGCTCCGCTCTCGATTCCTTACTTTTCAAGAATACCAATCCGCTTAGAAAAACTACGCAAACTATTTCCAGCTTCTATCTCTATCTATTTCAGTAACTTGGCGGAGCCGCGTATCCTCAGCCCCCTTGACAGCATTTTCAACGCCCATCTCTTAAAACTCACTCCGTCAACGCCACCGCAAACCATCGCGCAGCCACAGCCCCCTCTGCGCTCTGCTTTCGCCTTTGGAGCTTTGCCCTCGGGGCAGAGGCGGGCTTCACCCCACCCTCTACCCCGCAGAGACAAAGAGGCTTCAGCCCCAACCCTACCCCCTACCCCCCTGTGGCTCCATCAGCTTCGCCGCCAACAGAATCCCCGTCAGCCGGTCCAGCGCCTGTCCATACTTCATCACCACCGCCCTCAGGCTCAGGCCCATCATCATCGCGGTTTCGCCATGCGTGTACTCCTGCAGAGCCACCCGCTTGATCACCTCCCGCTCCCCTTCGGTCAGCTTCCCCAGGCAGCGCTCCATGTCGAAGCAGAAGATCACGACATCTTCAAAGCTCTGCACCTTGTAGCTGGTCACCTTGCTGCGAAACAGCTCCCGGCCCAACATGCTCGGCACCCTGCCTGACTCCGTTGCCATACGCAGATAGCGCCGCAGCATCGCCTCCGTGTACTTCCGATAAAACGCCAGCTCCGGCTTCGGCCGGGGCTTCGGCGCAGCTGCTTCTTGTACCGGTTCGCAGCCCACCGCCCACATCCGCTGCACCACGCGTCCGGTCGAGCCTTCCCGAACACCTGCCACTACACGCTGCACCGGCTTCCGCGCCGTCACCGCTGCCGAATACACCAAAGCCAACCCGCTCACGTTCTTCTTCGATTCCTGCACCATCATCTGCTCCTCTGCTGTTTGTGCCTTTGTCTCTGCCGTCGCCGCTGTCATCCGTTCGGTCATCCACTCGCTCATCGCCCACCGCCTTCGCGCTCTGGCGTAGCGCCTCGCCGCACAACGTGTAACCCCGAACACCCGGCAGCCCACGTCCCGGAGCCCTTCCGGCGTCCTCGTCGGCTCCGCGACTGCGGTGCAGGGAACTCCTTCAGCCAATGCACGCAGCCCTGGCAGTAGCGCCGCACACCTTCCCCCATCGCAGGCCGCAACCAGAGCGCCCCACATCCCTCGCACACCTTCAACTCCACGATCTGCTTCCTGTCTTGCACACAAAAGTCGTTCATTCGTTCTCCAAAAGGCACAGCATCTCCCCGGCGAGCCTCGGGAATCAGCGGTCGGATGGGCTCGCTCAGTTCGTTGGGCAGACCGTCTTCTCTGACGGCCTGAAATTGTCGTTCAGTGCCTCGCTTCCCGTTCACCCGCGTTCGTCTTCGTTCGCCGGTTAGGAAGTCTGGTGTTTATAGCTGGGAGTACACACCCTGTCAATAAAATATTTTCAGACGTAACGATGTCAGCCAAAGTCAATGAATACAATAGTTTGCGATAAAATCCGGCAAATTGTATCAAGTTGTTTCGCTAAATGTTCGCTTGTTAATAATTTACGAGCGTGCTTGCACCGAAGAAGGTGCTTTGATCTTTCCGCCTGGGCTGGCGAACCGTACCGCGTCTAGCGGCCGGCCGCCGCCCGGTAGCTTGCCACGTTCCGCTCATGCTCTTCGAGCGTCTTCGAAAACACTGTATGCCCCGCCGCATCGGCGACAAAGTAGAGGGACTCGCTCTTCTCCGGCGACAGCGCCGCCTTCAGAGCCGCCACACCCGGGTTGCAGATCGGCCCCGGCGGCAGCCCCGCATGGGTGTACGTGTTGTACGTCGAGTCCGACTTCAACTCGCTCTGGTGAATCACCCCCGTCCACGTTCCGCGCAACTCGCTGGCATAGGCCACAGCCGGGTCCGTCTGCAGAGGCATTCCCAGCGCCAGCCGGTTCTCGAACACCCCGGCCACCGCCGCGCGCTCCTCCGGCACATGCACCTCGCGCTCCACCAGCGAAGCCATCGTCACCACCCGCGCCGCGCTCTGCGGCTCCAGGCCCAGCTTCGCCGCCTGCTGCCCAAACCGCTTCACCATGATCGAAATCATGTCCACGGCCGTCGCTCGGCGGCTGAACTTGTAGGTGTCGGGAAACAGGAAGCCCTCTACAGAAGGTGCCAGCGGGCTCCACTTCTTCACCAGTTCGGTGTGCTGCATCTCGGCCTGCAGAAAATCCTTCGCCGGAACCAGCCCCGCCGCTCCTACCGCCTGCGCCACCTGGAAGATGTCGTATCCCTCCGGAATCACCACGGTCAGGGTATAGACGTCGCCCTTGCGAATCCGGTCGTAGACCTCGGTCATTGCCACCGGATGGTCAAAGCGGTACTCGCCCGCTTTCAGGCTTCCACCCTTCCAGTGCTTCAGCGCGACAAACAGCAGGCCGCTCCGCACAACGCCAGCGGTCTGCAGCTTTTCGCCGATCTCCTCCGTCGTCGTCCCCGGAGCAATCTCCACAAACCGTTCATACGAAGGACCATACGGAAGCACAACGAGCCATCCGGCACCCGCCGTGCCTAGAAGTAACAGAACGAAAATCCACCCAAGCCAGCGCACATCCTGATCGTAAACTGCCAATCGGTCGCAACCAGAACCACATTCGGCACATCCCATCACCGTTCAATGCAGATTTTTGCCGTTCGCTGCATGATCCAAGACATCACCCATTCACAGGCTTAGGCTCAACGGTGGAATTGTCTCGGTCGCGCGGGACAGGAATCGCGCGATGTACTTCTCGGACCACGACGAAAGCGTTAGTCTGAGAACCTAGCTATTTTCAGGAGAATGCATACATGTCCAAGGTAACTAAGCTCGCAGAAAAGGGCGTAGTCCTCGCCGCGAAGGCCAGCTGGGCCGTTTTCGACAAGATCAACGCGATCAGCCCCAACAAGAGCTTCACCCCTAAGTGGTCTGATAAGCCTCTCCTGAAGAGCTACCAGAAGGAAAAGCCGCCCCTTGGCTGGCCCCGCACCACGGACTCGCTCTGCCCGCGCTGCGTGCCGGAGATCCGCCAGCAGATCCTCGATGGCAAGCTGCCGCACGAAGTCCTTCTGAATGAGAAGGTTGGTGAAATCAAGGCGCAGATCATCGAGCGTGACGGCCAGATCCTCATGGTTAAGGATTGCCCCATCCACGGTCACTTCGAAGACGTCATGTCTATCGATGCTCCGATGATGAAGCACCTCGAAGACGTCTTCCCGGGCCGCGACATCCGCGCCCACAACGATGAGAAGCTCCACAACCACGGCACGTCGACCGTTACCCACGGTCGCGGTTCGGTTCTCACCATCGATCTCACCAACCGTTGCAACATGATGTGCGATCCCTGCTTCATGGACGCCAACCAGGTCGGCTTTGTCCACGAACTCACGTGGGACGAGATCAAGACCATGCTCGACAATGCGATCACCATCAAGCCGCGTCGTCAGATGTCCGTGCAGTTCTCGGGCGGTGAGCCCACCCTGTCACCGTACTTCCTTGACGCTGTCTCTTACGCTCGTAAGGTCGGTTACAACTCGGTACAGGCTGCAACCAACGGCATTGAATTCGCGAAGTCGGCTGAGTTCGCACGCGCTGCGGCTGAAGCCGGTCTCCGTTACGCCTACCTCCAGTTCGACGGCATCGGCAACGCTGCCAACTCGCACCGTAAGGTTGGTAACTCGTTCGACGTAAAGCTGCAGGCGATCCACAACCTGCACGCTGCCGGTGTGGATATCGTTCCTGTCACCTGCATCATCAACGGCATCAACAACGAGCAGGTTGGCCGCATCATCGAGTTCGCTCTCGACAACCCGAAGAAGATCAACTTCCTCTCCTTCCAGCCGGTTTCCTTCACGGGCCGCGACGAAGCCGTCTCCGACGAGCGCCGCATGGCACAGCGTTACACGCTGTCGCATCTTGCACACGACGTTCGCTCGCAGACCGGCCTCGGCGAATCCACGCGCGACTGGTTCCCGATCTCGTTCATGTCCACCTTCTCTGACTGGGCCGATCTGGTTCACGGACCGGAGCACGAGTGGGGCCAGCTCTCCTGCGGTTGCCACCCGAACTGCGGTATCGGTATGGCGCTCATGATCGACAAGGAAACGAAGGAAGCCGTTCCCGTCACCGCGTTCCTCGACGCCGTGCAGCTTGCCAAGGACATTGCGAAGGTCAACGACGCATCGCGCGGCAAGCTCATGACGATCGTGGGTGCTGGTCTGGCCCTGATCCGCAACTACAACCCGTCGAAGGCCCCGAAGAACTTCAGCATCTTCGCCCTCCTCGAAAAGTTCGACAAGTGCTTCGGCGCGACCGGCCGCAACTACGGCAAGGTTACCGCTGACCGCACCATGGAAGACATCGAGAAGCGCCGCGGCGACCGTTGGAACTTCCTCTTCATCGCCGGCATGTGGTTCCAGGATCTCTTCAACTACGACTTCCGCCGCACCGAGCAGTGCATCATTCCGTACGCTACGCAGGAAGGCGAAATCTCCTTCTGCGCGTACAACACGGGTATCGGCTGGCGCAACATCATCGAGAAGATGCACATGACCGCTACGCTCACCAAGTGGTACGAAGAGCATGGCCGTCACGAGATCTTCGCCGGTGGTAAGAAGGTTTCGCTTGACCGTCAGGACAAGTACGACCTGAAGCTCAACGAGGCTCATGTCAACTCGGCAGCGAACGACACGTTCGAGAAGTCCGGCATTGCGAAGAATGCGCGCGAAGAAAAGATTCGCGCACGCGACGCAAAGATGAAGCAGGACGCCGAGAACGCTCGCATGTCGAAGCTTTACCGCAAGGAAATTCTCAAGGAGCAGGAGCAGCCTGGCTTCATCGCCCTCGGCGAGATCAAGGCAGCCCCCGCAATCAAGGCAGAAGAGAACGACCTCGTCTCCGGCGACTAGTTCCTCGCAAGCGACAACACAACGGCCACCCGCAAGGGTGGCCGTTGTCGTTTTGAGGGTTCCTGCAGGGGAGGGACCTCATAGGACATCTGCGGATATTAGTGGACACTAGCGTACGTCTAAGGCATCCTATAAACATACGGCCGACTCCAATGCGCGCAAGCGTACGTGTCGGCCTTCTTATTGCTGAGCACAATATTGAGCATTCCTTACATCAAGACCTATCTCTCGGTTGCCGAGCAAGTTGAACTGCTTCGTTCAAGAGGGATGTTCATCTCAGATACCGTGAAAGCTGCTTCTTGCCTGCATCGCGTCGGCTATTACCGCCTAAGTGGCTACGCTTATCCATTTCGCCATCGTGAAATCATTACGGACTTAGACGGCAAGAGCACCGAGAAGCTATTCGAGAGCTTTCGGCCTGGCACAGACTTTTCTACCGTGATGGATCTATACGTCTTCGATAAAAAGCTTCGTCTGCTCTTCCTCGATGCGATTGAACGTATTGAAGTGGCACTGCGTGTTGAAGTCGCTTTGCATCTAGGCCGGTATGGCGCTCTTTCTTACCGGGAACCAACAATCTTCAATCCTTTCTTTCACACTAAGACCACGGATAACAAGGAGACGCAACATCAGAAATGGTTGCGGAAGATTGATGAAGCATTCGACCACTCAAGAGAAGAGTTCGCAAATCATTACCGCTCAAAGTATTCGACTCCGCTTCCCATCTGGATGTCGATTGAAGTCTGGGATTTTGGGTGCCTAGCGATGGTTCTGAACGGCATGAAAGACGCCGATCTCAACGAACTCTCAAAGCTTTATGAACTTCCGAAACGTCGCTATCTTACGTCGTGGGCACAAAGCATGAACTTCGTCCGAAATGTGTGTGCGCATCACGGTCGACTTTGGAACCGTCCAATAGTGCAACAGCCAGCTCTCCCAGTGCATGAGGATCTCGCACTCTTACAGCATGTAAAGAATGACGAACTCGCGGAGCGTCGGCTTTATGCGGTAGCTGCCGCGATCCAATACTTTATGCGTATCGTTCACCCTGGTAGCTCTTGGAGCGATAGGCTCGCCGCCCACCTCGGCACTCTTCCAGAGTCAATGCATCTATCAACTCGCCACATGGGATTTCCTGAAAAATGGGAGCAGCTTCCGCTCTGGGCCGCGTAGGTCTATGCGCTCTACGCAAGTCTCTTCCAGCTCGCCGGGCTTACGCCTACCTTCTGCCGGAACGCCCGTACAAAGTTCACATCGGAGCTAAACCCAACCTCAGCAGCAATCTCCTTCACCGACATTCCACCCATTCGCAGCAACCGCTTCGCGCGTTCGAGCTTCTGCTCCAGCACATACTGATACGGCGTCTGCCCGGTACTCGCGCGGAACTTATGCGACAGATGCGATTCGCTCATCTGTAACTCCGTTGCCACCTCTGCCAGCCGCACATCACGATGCAGATTGTCGGTCATAAACTCCAGCGCACGCCGCAGCTTCTCCTGCGGGAGTCTGCCTTCAAACCCGCGTAAGCGGCCGTCGAACGAGCCATACCCACGCACCAACGCCTGTACCAGCCTGGTCTCAAGCTGATCGACATACAGCCCACCGAGCGGAAAACCATCGGCAGCCTCGCGCTGCATCTGCTGCATCAGCCGCGCGAGCCCCGCATCGCGTAGCGCCCACCGATTCGCGAAGTCCACACCGCTCTTCAGCCCAGCTTCCTCCGCCACGCGCTCCAGCAGATCAGCCTTCACGGAAACCACCAGCCGTGAAGAAGTGTCTGTCCAGCGCAGTCGATCACGCGTCCCCGGGGCCAGCAGAATCATCGACCCCGGTGCCGTAGTCTCCACGCGATTGCGCCCGTCATTCCACCACTCCATCTCCGGAGTGCCGGCAAGCTGCAGGTGCAGACAAAGCTCATTGTGCTGATGCTCAGGAATCTCAATCGAGCCAACATCGTGCCGCTCCATCAGCACGCCACGCCACAGCGGCGGAGCCGCCGCCCCACGCGCAGCACCCGGCAGCAACGGGACAAAGCGGTCCTGTTGCCAAACCTGAATCCGTTGCTGCGTCTGTATCGCCAACCCGATGCCCCCTCTACGTAATAGATGCCGTGACTTTATCGCAGGAATTGCATATTCCGCTCTCTCCCCTGCGCGACTCTAATCACACGAGGTACAAGCACATGCGCAGCATCTCTCAACTCGTCAGCGAAGGCTTCATCTGGGGCGTCGGCATCACCCGCCCGCGTCACGGCCGCGAACGCAGCGCCGCCTTCTTCATCACCGGCGTCCTCGCCGCAACCATCGCCTTTGTTGCCAGCATGTTCTTCGTGTTGAAGGGCGTTATCTACTAGCGGTCTACGTCGTCGGCCAGTCCTTGCGGGCAATGTGGAACACATCGCGTGTCGTAGCATAGCCACCTGCGCCGTGCATACGTCCCACCAGCCGCAGCTTCGCCGGGTCGACGTACAACCGCTCCAGGTTCTCGAACGCCTCTGTCCACACGTGCGCGTAGACGACGTTTGCGAGTAGTAGTGTGCTCTTGCCACCAAAGTTCATCGTCTGCAGCAGCGTGCACTCCAGCGCCGCAGGGGAGTCCTGCAGCCGTGGCACATTCACCACCGTCGGGGCCGCAATCTTCAACCCCGCCGCAGCCACTTCATCCACACCTCGCGGAGCGTTGGAGGCGGTGAGGTTCATTTCCTCGGCCAACTCCTCCGGCACCATGTTCACCACGAACTCGCCCGTCGCTAAAATGTTCGCCAGCGTGTCCTTCTGGTCGCGGTCAGGAGCATTCGAGAAGCTCACCGCCACCAACGGCGGATCCGACGACACGATGTTGAAGAACGAGAACGGCGCAGCATTCAACACGCCCTGCTTATCGTGCGAGGTGATCCACGCTATCGGTCGCGGAAGGATGATCGACGCCAGCAGCTTATAGCTGTCGCCGCGCGTCATATTGGCAATATCGAAGTGAGAGAAGGTATCTGCAGTAGGCATCGTGAATAGCTCGACCCTCAGCCTAGCAGAGTACCGGAACGGGGTATTTCGTCACCCGACTGTTTGCTGCGAAGATAGCCATGGCCCCAAGCCAAACATTCGCTCGCGGAGACTCCATGCCGAAGTTTCGTCCTGTCCTGACGGTTGTCCTTCTTGCCCTCTTCTCGTTTGCTGCCAGCCACGCCTTCGCGCAAACGCCCATCAGTATCTACGTCCAGGCAGGCACCGGCGGCTTTGCAGCTAACGGCGCGGGTGACTCCGCCACAGATATCGCTGCGAACCTGCAAAAGAAGCGCGGCTTCCAGATCGTGGACAGCCCGGCCAATGCAGACGTGATCCTGCGCGTCGACTCCCGCAACACCCGGCAGGAAGCGTACAGCATCACCACAAACGCCAATGAGAGCAAAGACGGCAAGAGCGCCACAGCCACCACCACGCAGAACAAGAAGACCATCCTAGAAGTCCACGCCACCATCGTCGCCGGTGACTTCCAGCTTCCTCTCCTCGGCGCCTCCACCTTCTCCTGGCGCTTGTCTGCGGGCGACATCACCTCGCAGCTAGAGCATTGGACCAAAGAGAACTACGCAAAGCTCGTCGAGAAGCGTATAGAGCGCGAAAAGAGCCGCCCCTCTCCAGCCGTCGCACAGGCTGCCCTCGCTGAGCCTGCCATGAACGCTGACATCGCCCCCGGCATGACCGAAGCCCAGGTACTCCGCACCCTCGGTCCCGCCGACAAAAAATTCAGCTTCGGCCCCAAGTCACTCTGGACCTACCGCGGCCTGCAGGTCATCTTCGAAAACGGCAAAGTTTCGGACGTAAAGTTCTAGAAGTTCTCAGTAGGAAGTAGGAATGGGAGCAGGAGCCACAGGCCTCTGCTCCCATTCTTTGTTCTTTACTCCGCACACCTTGTTGCTTTGTCATCCCGAGCGAAGCCGAGGGACCCGCTTGTCGCTCACTGCGCCCCTGACCTCAAGCTCAGCCTCATCCTTTGCGGACTTCGCTCTTAAACTTTGCGCACGTTGCGTTAAGGCCTTCTCTCCCTCCACCACGTCAGGCACGCTTGCCCTTGAAAGGGATGTTTGCCTTTCAGAGCAGAGGCGGGCTTCAACCCCGGCCCCCCGCCAAACATCAAGGCACAAACATCTTGTAGAGCATCACGACCACCAGCGTACCCACCGCTGCCAGAATCAACCCGCTCATCCGCCGCTTGTACACAAACCAGATCAGCACCAGTCCGGTCA carries:
- a CDS encoding sigma factor-like helix-turn-helix DNA-binding protein is translated as MSEWMTERMTAATAETKAQTAEEQMMVQESKKNVSGLALVYSAAVTARKPVQRVVAGVREGSTGRVVQRMWAVGCEPVQEAAAPKPRPKPELAFYRKYTEAMLRRYLRMATESGRVPSMLGRELFRSKVTSYKVQSFEDVVIFCFDMERCLGKLTEGEREVIKRVALQEYTHGETAMMMGLSLRAVVMKYGQALDRLTGILLAAKLMEPQGGRG
- the mltG gene encoding endolytic transglycosylase MltG, translating into MAVYDQDVRWLGWIFVLLLLGTAGAGWLVVLPYGPSYERFVEIAPGTTTEEIGEKLQTAGVVRSGLLFVALKHWKGGSLKAGEYRFDHPVAMTEVYDRIRKGDVYTLTVVIPEGYDIFQVAQAVGAAGLVPAKDFLQAEMQHTELVKKWSPLAPSVEGFLFPDTYKFSRRATAVDMISIMVKRFGQQAAKLGLEPQSAARVVTMASLVEREVHVPEERAAVAGVFENRLALGMPLQTDPAVAYASELRGTWTGVIHQSELKSDSTYNTYTHAGLPPGPICNPGVAALKAALSPEKSESLYFVADAAGHTVFSKTLEEHERNVASYRAAAGR
- a CDS encoding radical SAM protein, with translation MSKVTKLAEKGVVLAAKASWAVFDKINAISPNKSFTPKWSDKPLLKSYQKEKPPLGWPRTTDSLCPRCVPEIRQQILDGKLPHEVLLNEKVGEIKAQIIERDGQILMVKDCPIHGHFEDVMSIDAPMMKHLEDVFPGRDIRAHNDEKLHNHGTSTVTHGRGSVLTIDLTNRCNMMCDPCFMDANQVGFVHELTWDEIKTMLDNAITIKPRRQMSVQFSGGEPTLSPYFLDAVSYARKVGYNSVQAATNGIEFAKSAEFARAAAEAGLRYAYLQFDGIGNAANSHRKVGNSFDVKLQAIHNLHAAGVDIVPVTCIINGINNEQVGRIIEFALDNPKKINFLSFQPVSFTGRDEAVSDERRMAQRYTLSHLAHDVRSQTGLGESTRDWFPISFMSTFSDWADLVHGPEHEWGQLSCGCHPNCGIGMALMIDKETKEAVPVTAFLDAVQLAKDIAKVNDASRGKLMTIVGAGLALIRNYNPSKAPKNFSIFALLEKFDKCFGATGRNYGKVTADRTMEDIEKRRGDRWNFLFIAGMWFQDLFNYDFRRTEQCIIPYATQEGEISFCAYNTGIGWRNIIEKMHMTATLTKWYEEHGRHEIFAGGKKVSLDRQDKYDLKLNEAHVNSAANDTFEKSGIAKNAREEKIRARDAKMKQDAENARMSKLYRKEILKEQEQPGFIALGEIKAAPAIKAEENDLVSGD
- a CDS encoding Abi family protein; this encodes MSIPYIKTYLSVAEQVELLRSRGMFISDTVKAASCLHRVGYYRLSGYAYPFRHREIITDLDGKSTEKLFESFRPGTDFSTVMDLYVFDKKLRLLFLDAIERIEVALRVEVALHLGRYGALSYREPTIFNPFFHTKTTDNKETQHQKWLRKIDEAFDHSREEFANHYRSKYSTPLPIWMSIEVWDFGCLAMVLNGMKDADLNELSKLYELPKRRYLTSWAQSMNFVRNVCAHHGRLWNRPIVQQPALPVHEDLALLQHVKNDELAERRLYAVAAAIQYFMRIVHPGSSWSDRLAAHLGTLPESMHLSTRHMGFPEKWEQLPLWAA
- a CDS encoding AraC family transcriptional regulator — translated: MAIQTQQRIQVWQQDRFVPLLPGAARGAAAPPLWRGVLMERHDVGSIEIPEHQHNELCLHLQLAGTPEMEWWNDGRNRVETTAPGSMILLAPGTRDRLRWTDTSSRLVVSVKADLLERVAEEAGLKSGVDFANRWALRDAGLARLMQQMQREAADGFPLGGLYVDQLETRLVQALVRGYGSFDGRLRGFEGRLPQEKLRRALEFMTDNLHRDVRLAEVATELQMSESHLSHKFRASTGQTPYQYVLEQKLERAKRLLRMGGMSVKEIAAEVGFSSDVNFVRAFRQKVGVSPASWKRLA
- a CDS encoding flavin reductase family protein — translated: MPTADTFSHFDIANMTRGDSYKLLASIILPRPIAWITSHDKQGVLNAAPFSFFNIVSSDPPLVAVSFSNAPDRDQKDTLANILATGEFVVNMVPEELAEEMNLTASNAPRGVDEVAAAGLKIAAPTVVNVPRLQDSPAALECTLLQTMNFGGKSTLLLANVVYAHVWTEAFENLERLYVDPAKLRLVGRMHGAGGYATTRDVFHIARKDWPTT